The Puntigrus tetrazona isolate hp1 chromosome 3, ASM1883169v1, whole genome shotgun sequence genome contains a region encoding:
- the zmp:0000000912 gene encoding LOW QUALITY PROTEIN: interferon-induced very large GTPase 1 (The sequence of the model RefSeq protein was modified relative to this genomic sequence to represent the inferred CDS: inserted 1 base in 1 codon; deleted 1 base in 1 codon) has translation MKPGNSEGKDNEHGVVGQDQYEDKESYKQKSIHQLVGRLNLLCKYQSKIKSHTFLQVSEPSLQRQEPCEEINLVQTYIQRLLMTDYRARYIPVKEKPSEVFSTQRTMVLDTGKTNAFEKIFKRSAPEQRNEASRSQPIHPMDIQMIVYLYADNFLRQLMVTKLSQCQYALPLLVPNPFSQEIEFPMWTFQKIKKSWKSCEKNISKNQSVYKTETPMVLFFRFSQVSASKSALMNSLINERHATFFHRHCCGSSKSHLLMDGVVEIAWYCPSGDKNDKFTDCVAFCNLHGDAQDNETQLKILTEESSINVVLLPNLDKSDKSMAIVENLYNSKKPLICLLTEVDSGVSKMQEGKYKIGLKQRNKSEISEDVRRTIKDCLSKPLSVFKLMNIGKHREIKVDENDEDCXGKKTAEWMIRLLEGKELSKIKETFLPCQGKLWHDWCLKSKELHRPQGDNIEMHNSQKQTEMRKIRKQQKASGVSTFMNLFIEKMYSKNVDEKMYFLKWLGILLDEYTSEDLSLLHHKYDEKWSKVLDLKKKPNKSEHLTAEQSQLEILSEKLNAATFGLEHILREIGQIYESNVSVKKNTGTGCTVDVRSLPRIVAELMISGYPLELMDGDAAHVPLIWVQAVLDELIKLLGDQRVFVLSVLGIQSTGKSTMLNAMFGLQFAVSAGRCTRGAFMQLLKVSQELRKQLNFDYILVIDTEGLRALELAGRSTRNHDNEMATFVVGLGNMTLINIFGENPAEMQDILQIVVQAFLRMKKVRLNPSCVFVHQNVGDITAGEKNMVGKRRLQEKLDEMTQLAAKEEVCDAEFFSDVIKFDIKTDVRYFSQLWEGSPPMAPPNPCYSENVQELRSTILSHASKSKGVTLTQFRDRIGDLWNALLNENFIFSFKNTLEIITYRKLEEEYAKWTWSLRSAMLEIEDKLRNRINNRKLHKIGSRELEEEMAKTLKDVNGSMKHYFTEHKEKEMLIQWKLKFEEKIKHLYGELIRDAKTKLENIISQREALTRLVQEKTLRERRLLEKSKELALSLKHKALDENELKGLFDSVWEKWVSELTTDVPPFKEINIKYDIITILNEMHEEALVLDRLNKFQNIFHVSDFTIYVNAIKKANRNYINTPLLPPEEQESIKQLMHNAFRQTENRVKSKSVAKIGYNLTYIQEIAQLVKDTVGGHKCMHTKYEFKKEFIVDLTLYMCQQACISFAELQQVFRETNDPWIYLERKKPEYYTVFQGFCKGATSAAVFGALICSELKEPILQSVYNKTANDLAGEMRTNIPAFKGNRSNLEKHILKALAEEEEDFNNYIQYIHHPRDHFEEFIQREVRAFITEGNPSTLAMIKGNIRHKEQCVITAAERATAEVLSTAGDADMWLDIFSGSLKDELEYNKEHLTGNCCQDITDFELLEEVVKRELCPIIEELNTYLTNVSDIEMKMSWKPPDEILIEHFCQCCWVQCPFCKVVCVNTMEDHPGDHIAPFHRNCGMRGMIYRGTTNLCLDFCTSSVASDTHFFFPKCNSDETVLWKEYRTAGPEFENWSITPDLSELPYWKWFVCRFQADLEKYYNKTFSGCGKIPTEWRSYTKEQALESLEKYL, from the exons ATGAAACCAGGCAATAGCGag GGTAAAGACAATGAACATGGAGTGGTAGGGCAAGACCAGTACGAAGACAAAGAAAGCTACAAGCAGAAAAGCATCCATCAACTCGTCGGTAGGCTTAATCTCTTGTGCAAGTACCAGAGCAAAATAAAGTCACACACCTTTCTGCAAGTATCTGAACCTTCATTACAGAGGCAAGAACCTTGCGAGGAGATTAACTTGGTCCAAACTTATATACAAAGACTCCTGATGACAGATTACAGAGCAAGATACATCCCAGTAAAAGAAAAACCCAGCGAGGTGTTCAGCACACAAAGAACCATGGTGTTAGATACAGGAAAGACCAATGCTTTTGAGAAAATTTTCAAGAGGTCTGCACCTGAACAAAGAAATGAAGCCAGTAGAAGCCAGCCCATTCACCCAATGGATATTCAGATGATAGTTTACCTCTATGCAGATAATTTTCTTCGTCAGCTCATGGTAACAAAACTCTCACAGTGTCAGTATGCTCTTCCTCTGCTCGTGCCCAATCCATTCTCCCAAGAGATTGAATTTCCTATGTGGACcttccaaaaaataaagaaaagctggaagtcatgtgaaaaaaacattagcaaaaATCAATCAGTCTACAAGACTGAAACACCCATGGTt cttttttttaggttttcacAAGTTTCTGCATCCAAATCTGCATTAATGAACAGCCTGATCAATGAGCGGCATGCCACATTCTTTCACAGACACTGTTGTGGAAGCAGCAAATCCCACCTGTTGATGGACGGAGTGGTTGAGATCGCCTGGTACTGTCCATCTGGAGATAAAAACGATAAATTCACAGACTGTGTTGCATTCTGTAATCTTCATGGTGATGCTCAAGATAATGAGACACAGCTAAAAATTCTGACCGAAGAGTCCTCGATAAATGTAGTGCTTTTGCCCAATCTTGATAAGAGTGACAAAAGTATGGCAATAGTGGAAAATCTCTACAACAGCAAAAAGCCTCTCATTTGCCTTCTGACTGAAGTTGACTCAGGTGTTTCCAAGATGCAGGAAGGCAAATATAAAATTGGCctgaaacaaagaaataaatcagaaatatcTGAGGATGTTAGAAGAACCATCAAAGACTGCCTCTCAAAACCACTGTCAGTTTTTAAACTTATGAATAtaggcaaacacagagaaatCAAAGTAGACGAGAATGATGAAGACT AGGGGAAGAAGACAGCAGAGTGGATGATAAGACTACTGGAGGGAAAGGAATTGTCCAAAatcaaagaaacatttctgccTTGTCAGGGAAAACTGTGGCACGACTGGTGTCTGAAGAGCAAAGAACTACATCGACCTCAAGGGGATAACATTGAAATGCACAAcagccaaaaacaaacagagatgCGCAAAATCCGAAAGCAGCAGAAAGCATCTGGGGTCAGTACTTTTATGAACCtgtttattgaaaaaatgtattccaAAAATGTTGACGAGAAGATGTATTTCCTTAAATGGCTTGGGATCCTCCTGGATGAGTACACTTCAGAAGATCTCTCCTTGCTTCATCATAAATACGATGAAAAATGGTCAAAAGTGctggatttaaaaaagaaacccaATAAATCTGAACATCTCACAGCAGAACAATCACAACTAGAGATACTCTCGGAGAAACTAAATGCAGCAACATTTGGCTTGGAGCATATACTTCGTGAAATTGGCCAGATATATGAATCAAATGTATCTGTGAAGAAAAATACGGGAACTGGATGCACAGTAGATGTCAGGTCTCTACCACGGATTGTAGCAGAGCTCATGATCTCCGGTTACCCACTGGAGCTGATGGACGGTGATGCAGCTCATGTGCCTCTGATTTGGGTTCAAGCTGTTTTAGATGAACTTATCAAACTCCTGGGAGACCAGCGGGTCTTTGTCCTGTCTGTTTTAGGTATTCAGAGCACTGGAAAGTCCACTATGCTGAATGCCATGTTTGGACTGCAGTTTGCAGTCAGCGCTGGTAGATGCACCAGAGGAGCCTTCATGCAGCTGCTCAAGGTGTCTCAAGAACTAAGGAAACAGTTAAACTTTGACTACATTCTTGTCATAGATACAGAGGGTCTTCGTGCTCTAGAGTTGGCTGGCAGGTCAACAAGAAATCATGATAATGAAATGGCAACATTTGTTGTTGGTCTTGGAAACATGACTTTGATTAACATTTTTGGTGAGAATCCAGCTGAGATGCAGGACATCCTTCAGATTGTTGTTCAAGCCTTCCTGAGGATGAAGAAGGTACGACTGAACCCCAGCTGCGTGTTTGTGCATCAGAACGTTGGAGACATTACAGCGGGTGAGAAGAACATGGTAGGGAAAAGACGCTTGCAGGAAAAACTGGATGAGATGACTCAACTAGCTGCTAAAGAAGAAGTCTGTGATGCAGAATTCTTTAGCGATGTCATAAAATTTGATATAAAGACTGATGTGAGGTACTTTTCCCAGCTGTGGGAGGGCAGCCCACCCATGGCACCACCCAATCCATGTTACAGTGAAAATGTGCAGGAGTTGAGGAGCACTATTCTGTCTCATGCCTCAAAAAGTAAGGGCGTCACACTTACACAGTTCAGGGATCGTATAGGAGACCTCTGGAACGCTCTTCTGaatgaaaactttattttcagcTTCAAGAATACTTTGGAGATTATAACATACAGAAAATTAGAGGAGGAGTACGCAAAGTGGACCTGGAGTCTCAGAAGTGCCATGCTGGAGATTGAAGACAAACTGCGCAACAGAATCAATAACAGGAAACTGCATAAAATTGGGAGTAGAGAACTGGAAGAGGAGATGGCAAAGACCCTTAAAGATGTGAATGGCTCCATGAAACATTACTTCACAGAGCACAAAGAAAAGGAGATGCTGATTCAGTGGAAATTGAAATTTGAAGAGAAAATCAAGCACCTTTATGGGGAGCTTATAAGggatgcaaaaacaaaattagagAACATCATCTCTCAAAGGGAAGCTCTCACCAGACTGGTTCAAGAAAAAACCCTACGTGAAAGAAGACTCCTGGAGAAGAGCAAAGAACTTGCTTTAAGTCTTAAGCACAAGGCTCTTGATGAGAATGAGTTGAAAGGACTATTTGATTCAGTCTGGGAAAAGTGGGTCTCTGAGCTGACAACAGATGTTCCACCATTTAAagaaatcaatataaaatatgacataattACAATCCTTAATGAAATGCATGAAGAAGCACTTGTTCTTGACAGATTAAATaagtttcaaaacattttccatGTGTCTGATTTCACcatatatgtaaatgcaatcaaaaaagcaaacagaaattACATTAACACTCCCCTGTTACCACCAGAAGAACAGGAGTCAATAAAACAACTGATGCACAATGCCTTTCGTCAAACTGAGAATCGGGTGAAATCAAAATCAGTTGCAAAAATTGGATATAATTTAACTTACATACAAGAAATTGCTCAACTTGTAAAAGATACTGTTGGAGGACACAAGTGCATGCacacaaaatatgaattcaAGAAAGAGTTCATTGTTGATTTGACACTATATATGTGCCAACAGGCATGTATAAGTTTTGCAGAACTTCAACAGGTTTTCAGAGAGACTAATGATCCCTGGATTTAtttagagagaaagaaaccaGAATACTACACTGTTTTCCAGGGATTCTGTAAAGGTGCAACATCTGCTGCAGTATTTGGAGCCTTAATCTGCAGTGAGCTGAAAGAACCCATTCTCCAGAGTGTCTACAACAAGACCGCAAACGATCTAGCAGGAGAGATGCGCACAAATATTCCAGCTTTCAAAGGCAACAGGTCGAACCTGGAGAAACACATTCTGAAAGCACtagcagaggaggaggaggacttTAACAATTATATCCAATACATTCATCATCCCAGGGACCACTTTGAAGAATTCATCCAACGTGAAGTTAGAGCATTCATAACAGAGGGTAACCCCTCAACTCTTGCAATGATCAAGGGAAACATCAGACACAAAGAGCAATGTGTCATCACTGCTGCTGAAAGAGCAACAGCTGAAGTCTTAAGTACTGCTGGAGATGCTGATATGTGGCTGGATATATTCTCAGGCTCTCTGAAAGACGAGCTTGAATACAATAAAGAACACCTCACTGGTAACTGCTGTCAGGACATCACTGATTTTGAACTTCTGGAAGAGGTTGTGAAAAGAGAACTTTGTCCCATAATAGAAGAGTTGAACACATACTTAACAAATGTCTCTgatattgaaatgaaaatgtcttgGAAACCACCAGATGAGATTTTGATAGAACACTTCTGTCAGTGCTGCTGGGTTCAGTGTCCATTCTGTAAAGTTGTCTGTGTTAACACGATGGAGGACCATCCAGGAGATCACATTGCCCCTTTCCATCGTAACTGTGGGATGAGAGGGATGATTTATCGAGGTACAACTAACCTTTGCTTGGACTTCTGCACATCTTCAGTGGCGAGTgacacacatttctttttccCAAAATGTAACTCAGATGAAACAGTTCTATGGAAGGAGTACAGAACAGCAGGTCCAGAGTTTGAGAACTGGTCCATCACGCCTGATCTCTCAGAGCTGCCATACTGGAAGTGGTTTGTGTGTCGATTCCAGGCTGATTtggaaaaatattataacaaaacgTTCAGTGGTTGTGGTAAAATTCCAACTGAATGGAGATCCTACACGAAAGAGCAAGCCCTGGAAAGTTTGGAGAAGTACCTGTAA
- the zmp:0000001062 gene encoding GTPase IMAP family member 7: protein MTSEEKLWDSLKAEIGKETFELDSSLGSEIDELYENVRTNSKTPTLHDTQDLKNISKSPSLNAEAEAEELRIMLLGARGSGKSSTGNTILRGNVFNTDMQLSRVTRFCERASGNINGRPVAIIDTPGLNKISRMEKEVIREIMKSVSLYKPGPHVFLLVQPVGNLTNEDKNMHKLIQNMFGKNVWNYTVLLFTHGDRLDGKTPNDVIASSDKDLRDFIRTCSGGFVFFSNKNLGNFEQVTKLLEKIDTLVAVNGRSCYTTSFYPNSERKIREKQEKILEERQEEIARKERELEENYEDMEELERKKRELWREAEEDARRLAENPPRRKTLTAGLSRAPHLLRDHRSFFNRTNL from the exons ATGACTTCAGAAGAAAAGCTGTGGGACAGTCTGAAGGCTGAAATAGGGaaagaaacttttgaactgGACTCGTCATTGGGTT CTGAAATTGATGAACtatatgaaaatgtaagaaCAAACTCCAAAACACCAACATTGCATG ATACTCAAgacttaaaaaacatttcaaagtcaCCTTCCTTGAACG CTGAAGCTGAGGCAGAGGAATTGCGCATCATGTTACTGGGTGCGAGAGGGTCTGGAAAAAGCTCCACCGGAAACACCATCCTCAGAGGTAACGTCTTCAACACGGACATGCAGCTGAGCAGAGTCACACGGTTCTGTGAAAGAGCATCTGGAAACATCAACGGACGACCCGTGGCCATCATCGACACGCCGGGTCTGAACAAGATCAGTCGAATGGAGAAGGAAGTCATAAGGGAGATCATGAAATCTGTCTCGCTCTATAAACCAGGACCACATGTGTTTCTGCTGGTTCAGCCGGTGGGAAACTTAACCAATGAGGACAAGAACATGCATAAATTAATCCAGAACATGTTCGGGAAGAACGTCTGGAATTACACGGTTCTTCTGTTCACACACGGAGATCGACTAGATGGGAAAACGCCGAATGATGTGATCGCCAGCTCGGACAAAGACCTCAGAGACTTCATCCGCACATGCAGCGGCGGATTTGTGTTCTTCAGTAACAAGAACCTGGGAAACTTTGAGCAAGTGACCAAACTTCTGGAGAAGATCGATACCTTGGTGGCCGTCAATGGCAGAAGCTGCTACACGACGTCGTTTTACCCGAACTCTGAGAGAAAGATACGTGAAAAACAAGAGAAGATTCTGGAGGAGAGACAGGAAGAGATTGCACGAAAGGAGAGGGAGTTGGAGGAGAATTACGAAGACATGGAGGAGTTAGAGAGGAAAAAGCGTGAGCTCTGGAGAGAGGCAGAGGAAGATGCACGGAGACTAGCTGAGAATCCACCAAGACGCAAAACTCTGACAGCAGGTCTTTCCAGAGCCCCTCATCTGCTACGAGATCACAGATCATTCTTTAATCGAACCAATTTATGA
- the LOC122341919 gene encoding LOW QUALITY PROTEIN: GTPase IMAP family member 9 (The sequence of the model RefSeq protein was modified relative to this genomic sequence to represent the inferred CDS: inserted 2 bases in 1 codon): MTLHDTMESKKSDEEIDDSEEDEKDSALDSSTGYATHDTLYENLPNIEETNVTASTNEEACYFMVVTEELRIMLLGARGXGKSSTGNTILRCSAFISDMQLSRVTQFCERASGNINDRPVAIIDTPGLNRVGRTERAVTREILKSISLYAPGPHVFLLVMPVGNLTNDDKSMHKLIESMFGETVWKYTIIVFTHGDRLEGKAPNDVIARSDDELRGFIHQCSGGFLFFNNKDTENYEPVTELLKKVETLVAINGKSCYTPSFYPASERRIRRKMEKILEKRKEKIAQKERELAIYCKTEQEVERKTRELWRIEEDDARKKAGNPAKQKKPMSLAKKSSGQKCPT; encoded by the exons ATGACACTTCATGATACGATGGAGAGTAAGAAGTCAGACGAAGAGATCGACGACTCTGAGGAAGACGAGAAGGATTCTGCACTGGATTCATCAACCGGCT ATGCAACACACGACACGCTGTATGAAAATCTGCCGAACATAGAGGAAACCAATGTAACCGCATCAACAAATGAAGAAG ctTGTTATTTCATGGTTGTGACAGAGGAATTGCGCATCATGTTGCTGGGGGCGAGAGG CGGAAAAAGCTCCACCGGGAACACCATCCTGAGGTGCAGCGCTTTTATATCGGACATGCAGCTGAGCAGAGTCACACAGTTCTGTGAAAGAGCATCTGGAAACATCAACGACCGGCCCGTGGCCATCATCGACACGCCGGGTCTGAACAGGGTCGGCCGCACGGAGAGGGCGGTGACCCGGGAGATCCTAAAGTCCATCTCTCTGTATGCTCCAGGGCCGCACGTGTTTCTGCTGGTCATGCCCGTTGGGAACTTAACCAACGATGACAAAAGCATGCATAAACTCATCGAGAGCATGTTCGGGGAGACTGTCTGGAAGTACACCATCATCGTGTTCACTCACGGAGACCGTCTGGAGGGCAAGGCGCCGAACGACGTCATCGCGCGCTCCGACGACGAGCTCCGGGGCTTCATCCATCAGTGCAGCGGCGGCTTCCTGTTCTTCAACAACAAGGACACCGAGAACTACGAGCCCGTCACGGAACTCTTGAAGAAGGTCGAGACCCTCGTGGCCATCAACGGGAAGAGCTGCTACACGCCGTCTTTTTACCCGGCCTCGGAGAGGAGGATCAGGAGGAAAATGGAGAAGATCTTGGAgaagagaaaggagaagattGCACAGAAGGAGAGGGAGCTGGCGATATACTGCAAAACTGAGCAGGAGGTGGAGAGAAAAACGAGGGAACTCTGGAGAATAGAAGAAGACGATGCAAGAAAAAAGGCCGGGAATCCagccaaacaaaaaaagcctatGAGTCTAGCCAAAAAATCATCGGGCCAGAAGTGTCCCACCTAG
- the slc25a17 gene encoding peroxisomal membrane protein PMP34 — protein sequence MGSRDLKLLDVFSYESLVHAVAGAMGSVTAMTVFFPLDTARLRLQVDDKRKAKSTPAILSEIIKEEGLLAPYRGWFPVICSLCCSNFVYFYCFHSLKATWLQGQRSTPGRDLIFGIAAGVVNVLVTTPLWVVNTRLKLQGAKFRNEDIQPTHYSGIIDAFAQIVQQEGVGALWNGTFPSLLLVLNPAVQFMIYEGLKRQLTRGVHRELSSVEVFLIGAIAKAVATTITYPLQTVQSVLRFGQHGQPAGQSKLLSSLRSVMHLLINRVRKWGMLGLFKGLEAKLLQTVLTAALMFLLYEKIASATFRVMGVRRTAMAH from the exons ATGGGCTCTAGAGATCTGAAACTCCTGGATGTGTTTTCATACGAAAGTCTCGTGCATGCAGTCGCCGGAGCGATG ggCAGTGTAACAGCAATGACTGTTTTCTTTCCTCTTGACACAGCTCGGCTCAGGCTGCAAG TTGATGACAAGCGGAAAGCCAAATCTACCCCGGCCATTCTGTCAGAGATCATCAAGGAGGAGGGTCT gtTAGCTCCATACAGAGGCTGGTTTCCTGTGATCTGCAGCCTTTGCTGCTCAAACTTCGTctacttttattgttttcatagtCTGAAGGCCACCTGGCTgcaaggtcaaaggtcaacaCCAGGAAGAGACCTCATATTTGGCATTGCTGCAG GTGTAGTGAACGTTCTTGTGACCACTCCGCTCTGGGTGGTCAATACCAGACTGAAACTGCAGGGGGCGAAATTCAGAAATGAAGACATACAGCCCACGCACTACAGCGGAATTATTG ATGCGTTTGCACAGATCGTGCAGCAGGAAGGAGTGGGTGCGTTATGGAACGGGACGTTCCCCTCCCTGCTGCTGGTGCTCAATCCCGCCGTGCAGTTCATGATCTACGAGGGTCTGAAGAGGCAGCTCACGAGGGGCGTCCACAGAGAG CTCTCCTCAGTGGAGGTGTTTCTTATAGGAGCCATTGCCAAGGCCGTAGCAACCACCATAACCTACCCTCTACAGACAGTTCAGTCTGTCCTACGG TTTGGACAGCACGGGCAGCCCGCGGGTCAGTCCAAACTCCTGAGCAGCCTGAGATCTGTCATGCATCTGCTGATCAATAGAGTCAG GAAGTGGGGCATGCTGGGATTGTTTAAAGGCCTGGAGGCGAAGCTGCTTCAGACGGTCCTCACCGCCGCACTGATGTTCTTGCTGTACGAGAAGATCGCCAGCGCAACCTTTAGGGTCATGGGGGTCAGACGCACAGCGATGGCCCACTGA